The following are encoded in a window of Anas platyrhynchos isolate ZD024472 breed Pekin duck chromosome 30, IASCAAS_PekinDuck_T2T, whole genome shotgun sequence genomic DNA:
- the LOC139999813 gene encoding olfactory receptor 14A16-like: MSNSSSITEFLLLPFADTRELELLHFALFLGIYLAALLGNGLILTAVACDHRLHTPMYFFLLNLALLDLGSISTTVPKAMANSLHDTRAISYAGCAAQVFLFPFLMSAEYFILTIMSYDRYVAICKPLHYGSLLSSRACAQMAAAAWGSTFLYALLHITNTFSLPLCGGNTLDQFFCEIPQILKISCSRSYLRSFWVLVIGACLASMCFVFILFSYVQIFRAVLRMPSEQGRHKAFSTCLPHLFVVSLFISTGFFAYLKPPSIFSPYLNLVVTALYSVMPPTLNPFIYSMRNKELKWAIRKVISWMLLNTDKFPLFFQK; this comes from the coding sequence atgtccaacagcagctccatcaccgagttcctcctcctgccatttgcagacacacgggagctggagctcctgcacttcgcgctcttcctgggcatctacctggctgccctcctgggcaacggcctcatcctcaccgccgtagcctgcgaccaccgcctccacacccccatgtacttcttcctcctcaacctcgccctcctcgacctgggatccatctccaccactgtccccaaagccatggccaattcccttcATGataccagggccatctcctatgcaggatgtgctgcacaggtctttctttttccctttctgatgtcagcagagtattttattctcaccatcatgtccTACGatcgctatgttgccatctgcaagcccctgcactacgggagcctcctgagcagcagagcttgtgcccagatggcagcagctgcctggggcagtacttttctctatgctctgctgcacattaccaatacattttccctgcccctctgtggAGGAAAtaccctggaccagttcttctgtgagatcccccagatcctgaAGATCTCCTGCTCACGCTCCTACCTGAGGAGTTTTTGGGTGCTTGTGATTGGTGCCTGTTTAGCatcaatgtgttttgttttcattcttttttcttatgttcagatcttcagggctgtgctgaggatgccttcAGAGCAGGggcggcacaaagccttttccacgtgcctccctcacctgtttgTGGTTTCCCTGTTTATCAGCACTGGCTTTTTTGcttacctgaagcccccctccatcttcTCTCCATACCTAAACCTGGTGGTGACAGCTCTGTACTCGGTGATGCCTCCAACattgaaccccttcatctacagcatgaggaacaaggagctcAAGTGGGCTATTAGGAAAGTGATTTCATGGATGCTTCTGAATACAGacaaatttcccctctttttccagaaatga
- the LOC119714957 gene encoding olfactory receptor 14C36-like, with product MSNRSSITVFLLLPFADTQELQLLHFAFFLGIYLAALLGNGLILTTIACDHRLHTPMYFFLLNLALLDLGCISTTVPKAMANSIWDTRAISHAGCAAQVFFFFFFFSAEYFLLTIIAYDRYVAICKPLHYGSLLGSRACAQMAAAAWGSEVLNALLHTASTFSLTLCRGNTLDQFFCEIPQILKLCCSDSYLREIGLLTFSVFVFWGCFVFIVLSYVQIFRAVLRMRSKQGQHKAFSTCLPHLSVVSLFLSTAFFAYLKPPSLSSPSLDLVVAVLYSVVPPAVNPLIYSMRNQELKDALRKVMSGCTSEVMHCLSSAKHS from the coding sequence ATGTCCAACAGAAGCTCCATCACtgtgttcctcctcctgccattcgcagacacacaggagctgcagctcctgcacttcgcgttcttcctgggcatctacctggctgccctcctgggcaacggcctcatcctcaccaccatagcctgcgaccaccgcctccacaccccaatgtacttcttcctcctcaaccttgccctcctcgatctgggctgcatctccaccactgtccccaaagccatggccaattccatctgggacaccagggccatctcccacgcaggatgtgctgcacaggtctttttcttcttctttttcttttcagcagagtattttcttctcaccatcattgcctatgaccgctacgttgccatctgcaagcccctgcactacgggagcctcctgggcagcagagcttgtgcccagatggcagcagctgcctggggcagtgagGTTCTCAATGCTCTGCTACACACTGCCAGTACATTTTCACTAACCCTCTGCAGAGGAAATActctggaccagttcttctgtgaaatcccccagatcctcaagctctgtTGCTCAGACTCCTACCTAAGGGAAATTGGGCTTCTCACATttagtgtttttgtgttttgggggtgttttgtaTTCATCGtactgtcctatgtgcagatcttcagggctgtgctgaggatgcgcTCTAAGCAGgggcagcacaaagccttttccacgtgcctccctcacctgtctgtggtctccctctttctcagcactgccttttttgcctacctgaagcccccctcgctctcctctccatccctggatctggtggtggcagttctgtactcggtggttcctccagcagtgaacccccttatctacagcatgagaaaccaggagctcaaggatgcactGCGCAAAGTCATGAGTGGGTGTACATCAG